The Nicotiana tomentosiformis chromosome 9, ASM39032v3, whole genome shotgun sequence genome contains the following window.
TTGCAATTCCTGAATTTCATCTTGAAGTACATCTCTTTCGATTTCACAGACTTCAAGCTTAAGTTCCCAGTCCTTCTTTTCCCTATTGAGTCTTCTTAGTTCATTCAATATTTTTTGAGACTCCTTCAGGGTAAGGTCAAGAATATACTACAATTCATTATATCTATCACAGTTATAGGATCTTACCTCGCTTTTTTCACCTTGTGCCATGAAACAATTTCTAGTATCTTCCTTGCATTCATCGTCTGATGCATTTTCATTAGTCCAACAACCAAAGTATCTATTTATGTCATTTTCCAAGATGGTCATGAAGCACAAATTAGCTGTTTCTTCGTGTTCTGAACTGTCTTCATCACTCCAGCTTACGAAGAATTTGTTTTATTAAACCCTCTGGAGACTTTTCTTTTAAGATATGGGCATTTAGCTTGAATATGCCCATaccttccacactcataacacttcACGCCATTCTTGTCTTGTTCATTGTATTGCTTGGTTCGCCTAGATGGCATCCTTCCCCTTCTTGTGTTTCTATACCTTCTCATCAATCTATTCATGTTTCTTGATACCGTGGTAATTTATTCTTCAAGAGCTTCTGCGTCGTTATCAATATCATTTTTAGGTGCTTCAGTTGTAGTTTTGAAGGtaattattttcttcttttcttcctgaCTTATTTTCTTGAGATCGGTTTTCTTGAATGCTATAAGATCTACCCGTTGCTCATCATATGAAAGTTTATTTAGATCTTGAGATTCGAGTACAACTACTTTTGTCTGCCAAGTGGTAGGTAAACTCCTTAGGATTTTTCAAACTTGATCACCACTTGAGTAGGATTTACCAAAGGCTTTTAGATCGCCAATGATTTTGTGAATCTTGCGAACATTTCCTCAATGGATTCTTCTTCTTTCATCTGGAAGAGTTCATAATCATGAACCAATATGTTTATCCGAGTTTCTTTCACTTTGATGATTCCTTTATAAGTGACTTCCAGTTTGTCCCATATTTCTTTGGCTGTATCACAGCTTGAAATTTTCTTATACTATTCTCCACTTATAGTATTATAGATCAAGTTTCATGCCTTAGCATTAACCTGAACGACAGTCATTTGCTCGTATGTGTATTCATCTATATCTTCAGGATCAACGGATGGTTGAGTTGTTGCTGGTAATGGATAGTTTTCCTTTTTGATAACGTGTCATACTTTGACATCATAGGATTTCGCATAAATTTTTATTCGCACTTTTCAGTGAGAAAAGTATTGTCCATTAAAATATGGTAGCCTGACTTGCGACGTTCCTTCTTGAAAGAGTGCTCCAACAGTTACTTGATTTGCCATAATATTTTCTCACAAGTTGTTAAGCAAAAAGTGTGAGACATGCTCTAATACTAATTGAAAGTGCAGGGGGGGTGAATTataacttttcttttctttttcaaggCAGTCGACTAACTTGCGTTCTAGTCGACTAGGCTTTTCAAAActgaatataaaaaaataaattgcagaaagtaaatgacacataatattttatactggttcggattcagAGTGAATGCTACGTCCAGTCCCCTTAGATTGCAAGGGTGATCTCTTTCAAGTATGAAGTGGCTTAGTACAGATGGGTTGATATTGTTATACACCAACAGCTTTTGTcactttctttttctctcttatGATCGATACAATGCATTACCAGtgttcttttctctctctctcttctcttattAGTTACACAGAAAATCTATAGCAGACTACAGTACTTGTTTAaagtagaacaaagagattgaaatTGGTTCGATCAAAGTATATCCTTCCTTGGCATCTTCTGTAGAATACATATGGCGAGTTGGTCTCCATTCTTCACTGCGTGATAGTGTAATAATTGAACAATAATCCAAGAGAGTTGATTCTCAGAATCAATCAAGATGATTTTATTCCAGAAATAGAATGGCCTTTTCCTTTTGTTGCTTCCTTGATTTCCTTTACCTTGCGAGCCGTTAAGATGAATATTCTTTGAAGATCTTTTGTGTAGATGATTGATCTTCTATACTGATTGATTGATCTTCTTATGCTGATTAATTGATGTCTTCCGTAAATGGTTGAATTGAATATCCAATTTTTATAGAACGCGCGGTCACAATAATTGTACTCCTTGATTCTTCCCTTTGGATCTTGACTTGCACGTTTGCCTCCTTGATTTTTACTTTCAGATCTTCTGCTAGAATCTTTCCAATTCTCGTGACATCCTTCTTTTGAATTGGTTTCCTGCAAGTAGATTAAGTTATTGTCTATCATTAAAATCCATATCTAACATAGAGTATTTTGAACTCCAACATAGTATGCTTGAAATCCATATGTAAAAAGTTcgaactccaacatattatgctggattttttctcattttaccTTAGGGTATTTATATTCAGATTTTATTATAGCATAAATAAGTAGCTAAATTTTGATTAATTTTAAAACAGCGACTAATTTTCAATTAGCAattgtaaatgaggctaatttaattttgaatttcCCCTTTTAGGCCACCAGAGAATCCAAAATCCGATTGAAAAGACAACGTGTTTCTTATGAGGCTTCTTGAAGCTAATTAACTTGTGAATTATGTCAAACAAATACTAATACCTTTCTAAGTCATCCTTATGTCCGAGTTCAAAAGAAACTATTACCTCAATACTTTTTAGTCTAATTTTATGTAACGTAATAACATTTACAGAGTCAAATATCATTAGCTTTGATTGAGACTCATTCGAAAAATAAGAAGTTTGATCTTTGTACTCGAAGTCATTCGAGGCGAAGCTAAGTTCTATTGCACTTTTGACAAAATCCAATAATTTTGATCGAGACActatattttgtattaaaaaatttattgaatatttatatataatttatctaGAACAAATAAGCTGTATTttctaaaatccaaaattcattaatttaaaattttgaatccgCCTTTACAAGCCCTCGCATTGATTTAGGAAATATGAAGTAATATTCTATTACACTTACAAATATATGAAATACTGCATAGCAATAGTTGTCGTTTCACCATCAAAGAGTAGGGTAGGATGGATGGAGATTCCTCCACTCTTGACTAGATATTTCGTGTTTGAGCTCTAGAAGTAAAAAAACTTCTGATAGGGAACGTTAGTGTTCCCTACATAGGGCAAATTAAAATTAGTTTAGTTAATAAGTTTTGAATAGCGGATGCATAAAGACCAAAAGAAAATTAAGCAATTCCCCTCTCcataattaaaataacaaaattgaccccccccaaaaaaaacacATCTATTGACAAGAGTAGGACGACATAAATTCTTTTCTCCCATGGAAAATGTTTGTTATTAGCTAAATATTCCCAATCCTTATCAAATATCAATTGGATCCTTCATCCAAGTTTTTTCCCAAGGCTGATATGTATATCCTATAGTTTGATAAAATTaaccaaaaaatataaatttttcttTTCCCTACAATTAATTTTGGATATAAAAAGATGTCATGATAATTTAAAATGATGATCGTACTCTTTTTCCAAAGCCATTGGAAAGATAACACAATAAGAACAAACACTACCTTCTCATTCTTGCATGAAAAGAATAGAGTTTCTTCCTTAGCCAAGGTTCCATGCACATGCAACTCTTCTTTCCCCCATAACATATCtcttttatattatatatattctaTTCCTCTATATATGATTATTATACGCATTTGATTAAACAGACATTCAGTTTAGGGCCAAGAAATGGTCATCTCTGTGTTTTTGTCATGCTACAAAATGCAAGGGATGTCTAGGACTGTGAATAGGGTTGGCAAAGAGTTGGACTTTGGGGATTAAATTACATATTATCAACATGTTTTGTGTGTAAATCTCAAGGCTAAGTGTAGGTTTGGAATAAAATAATTCCAATCTCAATGTAATGGAAAACCTCACAAGCTAGATAGGGAAGCTGGATTTATATATGGTGTACAATTGGTTCCAAATTCCAACAGGGAAATGTGAGCAATCCCAAGCACCCTTCTTTCACCTACTCCATGTGAGTAGTTTGCGCGTATGCTTGTCAGCTCCCTTTCATACATAGTGCGTGTCCAGAGACTGATCCAAGATTTTAATATGAATCGGATCGACACTAACTTACCTGCTCCGGCTCCTACCTGATCTAAGAGAACCGATGTCCGATTCCCTGACCGATTACTCATTCCTTCCCGACTTGGTAGGGATTGCAATCTTGAGAGTGGGAGCAACAATTGACCTCCTATACAAAAGATAAATAGGGTGAGGTACGATGAATACAATGAAATCAGTTCGTATTCTGTATTTCTTCTCACCTGCCTAAAATATATTTCAAAGCAGGCCGTAGGGGGACCGTGAAAGAAGTGTTCAATGCGCCAACCACTAAGGTTCTTAGCACAGAATATATTGTACTTTTAAATTTATGGGTTCAAAATTTAATAATTGTTGAACTTCTAATgcattttcatatatatatatatatatttatgtttcATGTCAGAAAACACCGAATGCAATTGAACTCATCCTCTTGTGTTTTATCTTTGCATTATTACTAAACGACTATGGTTTAGCTCTCgtatttgggttgaaaatttgTACATTGTGTTGTTGTTTATGTTGAGAGAGTGCAATTAATCGTGGCACATGTTATTAATTACTACTAGTACTTATTAGCCTTGAAAATACAAAACTAATTGTTCCAACTTCAAATGATAAATTTTGGTTATCTGTAATGACAATTCTTATCCAAGAGATTTCCATTTCTAACAAGCCACACGTGAGTTTGTGTTTCCTACCTCGATAGCATTTAATTTACTAGCCTATAAAATATATCCTTCTCTGTTTTCAAAGACCTTAACGATCTGTTAAAGTTCACCTCCAAAATGATATTAAAAATATCCACTCTCAAATGGAGTAAtattttcatgaaatgttatATTGATGTACGTAATATAAGAAATCCATTTTAAAGAGTTGGGGATAAAAAATTCTCTCTTTACAAAATTCGATCCTTCTTGACCATCGAGATGGAATTTTTTCTAGACCATAAACTAGCCATGAAAcctgtcttcttcttcttctttttttccccttttttttCTATCTAGTTTGTGAGTGAATCAGAACGAAATTCAATAGTTTAATTAAGTTGAACGAACATTACAGCGAAGCTTATGGTACATATTATTGTCTGCTTTGGCTTAACAGGACTTACGGATTTGTCCTTTGGGCTAGGCCATTATCGAGTTCAAAACGTATCTACCATATGAACTTGTATTATGTATTATAAAAAATTTTACTTTCCTCTTTCATTGTAACATGAGATTCGCCTAAAGTGTCATGTGCTTATTCTTCAGAAGTCTACCAGCCCAAAAGTCTGCTAATATAATCCTTCTTTTTGACACGTCCTCCTCAGCCCATCCTCCCCCATGGACATAATATTCCTACACGAGAAGATAATAAAAATGAGGTGAAACTGTTCTAAGAGGGAATTAacttaattttaaaataacataTCTCTTCCTGAGccaagggtctattggaaacaatttTGCTATCCTCCCAAGGTAGGGATAAAGTCtgtgtacatactaccctccccggACCTCACGGTGTGGATAATACTGAGTATGCCGTTGTTGTTAAAATGACATATCTCATTAGCCTTATAGCAAACATTCACTGCCGTTGGCTTCTTGGAGAGTGATTTGAGTTAACTAATTACTAGGCATGTCTCGTAAAAAATGTCGATCTTGACATGCATGCGCCGTCCTTTACGTCCATCCCTAGTTTTTGAAAATTGAGATAAAAgcataatactccctccgtttcaatttatgtgaacctgtttgactaagcataaaatttaagataaaatgaaaatttttggaatttgtggtcctaaataagtcaaaaaggggctcaaagtatttgtgtggttataaaagcttctcattaagggtagaattataaatttaagctaaattttcaaaaaggtCGCATAAGTTAATTTTCATCAACTCTCCTTATGTGCTTGTCTGCATTGCCTGTTTCAAATTCAGATAAAACACAAGGGTCGCAATTAGCTGATAGCTAGCGTAAAACTTGTCAGTTCATAATAAATTCTCATAATAAAGAATTATAGATCAATAAGTTAATCTTCATCGATTTAAAAGCACGACATTACCATTTAACTTGTTACATTGTAACATTTTTTTGACATAAAAGTCTTAATTCCTAAAAAAGTGTTGGCTCAAATAACGAGTGATAGACTAAAGTTCGTTCTGAAATACTTGCCTTATTTTAATTATAGTTAGTTATTACCTCtaacaattaatttttttttaaagaaaccAACCGTGCATGGTTGTGATTAAATAAATTGATACTACTGATTAAATAAGTAAAATCATTAAACATGCCTATATATCGTAAAATTACTTTTAAGACTTCTGTTCTGCTCTCATTCTCCACAACCGAAGGGATGACCGTTCTTTGCATTTACATCTTCTTTATATGTGGATGATTTCTAACTAAAGATTACCTATAGTTATTTAAATTTGTAAAtcttattgtatttttttttttctgattGCAGGATACTATTTCAGCTTGTGCTAAAACGAAGAAAAAAATTAACGAGCTTTTCATTTTCTTGATTCCGAAtaactattaaataaattttacAACTTCTTTTGGAAGATATTTCCTCCCATCTACTTTAACTAATATTTTGGTTTTTTTTTGTGGTCCACATTATTTAAAGAGAGAAAACATTTTTTGGTTGTTTACTTTGGGactaacaacaaaaaaaaaatctttagaAATAAAATCTTGGAAATACAAAACCCTCACATGCTTGCCTCTTGCCTTGTATTACTTTCTTGTGTACGCTGGATGTTTAAATGGGCGAATTATatttttgaaaacaaaatttGTGTTATTCAAAAATAATTACAGGCACACTTATACTTTACTTTTTATTATAATTCAAGAGTGATACTTTTTCTTCTAAATTGTACAAAACCTACAGACTCAAAACTAATTTCATAATTAAGCCCCAATATATCATATTATTTGATCTTGTCCAAGAAtctatataattttatttttgttatactAACATTGGCCTTAATGGtacaaaatgataaatataaGTCTATCTAAAGTTCTAAACATAGTTTAATTATCCACCGACTGTTTCAAAGGCAAAATAATTAACGAACTTCGTCGTGATTTCATAAAGTTGTGGAATATTTCTTACTTTCTTTTTGTTAAATATTTTTCTTGGGTAGAGCAAGTACGCCTAAGTATTAAAACTATTACAACTTGATTTCATTAGATTAATCCAAAGATAAAGTTCGTTGAATAAATCAAAAGCAAAGTGTAATATATCTGAAAAGCTAAACAGAAAGTTACGCCGACTAAggcatattttattttagtttctataattttttaaaCGACTAAAAAGATAATTAATTAACTATTTTATCAATTATTCTCACGAGTGCATCCCTAAACTTTCCCGGCGTGTGTGTGTTAgcttttttccttccttctttATATACTTGACAATTGTCACATACCAAAACGGTAGTtaattaatacatatttttattttaatctaTTATTGAACCATAATAAATTAATAGTATAATTTATGTAAATATCCTATGTGGGTAGACTTTTACCATGTATACATCAAATAGATGTAAGAGTGGATGTTTTGAGATTATAAAGTAGCAATTATATTTTGCCAAAATAATAAACACCGGGGGGGTTTCACAAAGCCAAAAGCTTTTGCTTTAAGCACCAAAAAGAATTAGAGGCCCCCAACATTACTCTTATTATATATGATAATCTAAGTAATTATTACTTATTTTATTGATAAGCAAATTTTTATCAATCATTTGCTGCTAATTTGTCACCGAGCATACAACCACATAgttctaaattttattttataattctttataAATTTATTTGAGGTAATTACAGATGAAGTGGTAAGCAATTAAAACTTGCTTCAATTTTGTTTACAACTTTGAAATTTATATATTTCCTCTTTTAAGGCTTATGTAGACATGCTTCATGCTACAAATTGGAATCATATATTGATGTGTTTAATATCCATGTAAACACAAATTCCCACATGGTTATTACTTTAATTAAAGGCAATGTATTATTGAGTTGAAGGTCCAATGGAAAAAGTATTTCGcgattaaatttaagaaaattccACCCAAGATCAACAATGTCGGAAGAAAGATTGAATGGATTAGTTATATCATCAATTGAAAAAAGAATTATTATAAAATTAATAACTTTACATATCAAAGATCTAGAAGCACAAGTTTCAAATAAAAATGGATAAGATATTTATTAAGCAAGATTAAGACCTTGTATTAAGGTTTGGCCTTAATTAGGTCACCTATTCAATTGAGTCGCACCTcaaatgataatgatgtttgatgATATTAGCAACTAGATTATTCTACCTTGGTCTGACTTTAATTAATTAACATAATCATTGAGCTATCAataaagagaaacaaaaaaaCCCTTTGCAGATATGATAGAGCAATGTTTTCTTGCCCATGAGACCTATGATTGGCATATATTCACAAGTCATTTTAATTAAACTAACGCACTCTCAAAATTCAGTATCATATATTCATATGATTGAATGGCCAAAATAATCAACATATTATTACTCTACCTGAGATGAAACAGAGTGAATCTCACTTCTAGCATAGTGCACAGAATACAAGTTATTTGATCACTTGGTTAAACCAAATTTGCAAGTTGAAGCTTAGTAGATTGCTTGGCAAAACCAAATTTTATTTGCAAAAGATTTGATCAACCTAGAAGAACTCAAACTTGATATGTGCAATTGACTAAGTTGATATGATGAGATCTCACTACCATCATAATCCCTCTCATTCTTCATCATATTATAGTTTGAACTTTCTTCTCTTTTCCAAGAAACTTTGGAGCAATTATAAAATTTTCTCTGTGTGACCTATAGATCACATGTTCGATCCGTAAAATCAATCATTAATGTTTGCATTAGGGTAGGTTGTCTACATTACACCCCTTGAGCTGCAATCCTTCTCCGGACCTTGCGTGAACATGGGATGgcttgtgcaccgggctgccctttttcgCCCTCATTTCCATCACTAACTACACTAATTACAATAAGAAACTTGGATGGTGTAATATGGGATTCAAAATCTTGCTTGGAAAACTTGTGCTCTCGGAGTATGTAGACAACTCAATATGTTTTATAAAAAGTTTCCTACTTAAGTTAAATTTAGAAGATATTGAGAAATAGCTGCACCTCATGTTTTTCGTTTGTTTTGTTTGTCTTTTGAAGGGTTTGCTTATGGGGTTTCATGCTCAATGTTGCTTTTAGGTGGAAAAGAATGGAAGAGAGAGAACACACAttcaaaaagaaaatgaaatttggaTTTAGTGAAAGGAAAatcatttattttttcttcttgaGTTGGCTTTGGGAATAAAATGGATAGAGTAGAAAGAGAAGACACATATTAACACACACACTCCCCTCACAAGTATAAACAATAGTGGACCAAAATAAATTTTAACAACATACCCAGCATATTCTCACAACGTGGGGTCCGGgaaggtaatgtgtacgcagatcttacctttaccttgtgaaggtagagaagtTATTTTTGATGGACTAACGGCTCAAGAAAAGCAGGACCAAAGTCAAAGTCATtcaaaattttcttctatttaattttgtttttttcGCCTATATAGTTTTACATAGCAAAATCAGTCTCAAGCTCGAATAAAGAAGGGTTGCTATAAGCCGAAGTCAACTATGATGAATCCTTTGAATATTGAGTTCACATAATGAATATAGAAAATCCATATATTTGAACCCCAACTTATATGGAATTGACAAGCAATTAATTCTTCCCTCTGTCCAAGAACCAAACAAGTGAGGCAAAGAATTTACAAGTTCTTAATTATTCCTATTTTTTGCTCCATTTAAATGGAAAATAATCAAGCATTTCCTCTAAGTCAACGAATTAATTAAGACGTGTGATGCTAATAAGTCTAACTATCCCATACCCTCAACTTGCAATATCTTAGTTGGAGCAAATTTATAACTATAGAGCATAATAtggtacccccccccccccccccaaaaaaaattatAGAGGTCCAAATACATGAAAGCTCAATTTGTAGGTTGAATCCAAATATGTGACAAACTAAGGCTTATTTTGGatgcaaaaaaaaatatttaggtaTAAGTAGGTAGCTTGAGGTCATACAACCCATACTATAATAGCATATAGCTTGGATATAGATGAAATGCTTTTTATAGAAGTCTTTACATTGAATGTGGGGTctcattaaaatatatatatatatatatataggttcaAAGAGAGTTAAACAAATGTATATGTAATATCTAATGTGTAGATATATTAATTAAAGAATATATGTACATCAAAACAAAGGGGAGAAGACCACAGACTTTAATCATATGAAAAGGACAATCAAGACATCATTTTCAAATCCTAATTACATGCCACCCCCTTATGGCCAACTTCCCCCCCTATTTAAACCTCTCTATTCCTCTAAACCCTCTCCACACATTTGTTTGTCAAACAACCAACTAGAGAACTTATATTCCCTCTTGATCTCTTTTCTCCTCTTTGCTCTTTTGTCCCACTAAATctatccaaaaacaaaaatagtACATCAAAAAAGTGAGTTATTTGCATATTTCAAGAACTTCTTTATGAATCAATATTGTAATCCTTGTTCACCTCTAATGGTTCATGCACTTGAACAAGAAGATTTCTTTACTGGTAGATGCATACTAGTAAATGGTCCTGTTATTATTGGAGCTGGTCCTTCAGGATTAGCAGTTGGCGCGGGTCTTAAACGACAAGGGGTTCCCTTTGTAATCTTGGACCGCGCCAACTGCATTGCTTCCCTATGGCAAAACAAGACATATGATCGCCTTAAACTTCACCTCCCGCGACAATTCTGTGAATTGCCTTACTTCCCATTTCCAGAAAACTTCCCTGAGTATCCTACTAAGTACCAATTCATAAGCTACCTTGAATCTTATGCAAAACATTTCGAGATCAACCCACGATTTAATGAGTCGGTTCACACTGCTAAGTATGATGAAACTTGTGGCTTGTGGAGGGTAAAGACAGTGTCTAAAAATGGTTCAATCACTGAATATATATGCAGGTGGCTTGTGGTGGCTACAGGAGAGAATGCAGAAAGGGTGATGCCCGAATTCGAAGGATTGCAAGATTTTGGTGGACATGTTATGCATGCTTGTGACTATAAAACAGGGGAAACTTATGAAGGGAAGAATGTGTTAGTTGTTGGCTGTGGCAACTCTGGAATGGAAGTTTCACTTGATCTTTGCCACCATAATGCAAGTCCATCCATGGTTGTCCGAAGCTCGGTAAGTCTCATATTCTCATCCAAAAATCATTCCTCACaagtattttttcttttttggtacaTTTGAAAAGACTAAATAAATTTCTTAAAATCTTTCATAA
Protein-coding sequences here:
- the LOC104115139 gene encoding probable indole-3-pyruvate monooxygenase YUCCA3; this translates as MNQYCNPCSPLMVHALEQEDFFTGRCILVNGPVIIGAGPSGLAVGAGLKRQGVPFVILDRANCIASLWQNKTYDRLKLHLPRQFCELPYFPFPENFPEYPTKYQFISYLESYAKHFEINPRFNESVHTAKYDETCGLWRVKTVSKNGSITEYICRWLVVATGENAERVMPEFEGLQDFGGHVMHACDYKTGETYEGKNVLVVGCGNSGMEVSLDLCHHNASPSMVVRSSVHVLPREILGKSTFELGVSMMKWLPIEMVDKILLVAARLLLGNIEKYGLKRPCIGPLQLKNTEGKTPVLDIGALQKIRSGNIKIVPGIKKFSQGKVEFVNGEILEIDSVILATGYCSNVPSWLKENEFFSREGFPKSPFPNGWKGKAGLYAVGFTRKGLSGASLDAIKVSQDIGKIWKEEIKQKTQSVAVASHRRSKLPF